A genome region from Rhodopseudomonas boonkerdii includes the following:
- a CDS encoding isocitrate lyase/phosphoenolpyruvate mutase family protein, which produces MSIASAPGVASDEEITTLVTALGGKPLNVLTVQPTMTVRHLASLGVRCISVGGSLARVAWAGFMGAAQKIAGQGTFTSFANGAKGGELNKLFSA; this is translated from the coding sequence ATGTCGATTGCCTCTGCGCCCGGCGTCGCCTCAGATGAGGAGATCACCACGCTGGTGACGGCGCTGGGCGGCAAGCCGCTCAACGTGCTCACTGTGCAGCCGACCATGACCGTGCGGCATCTGGCAAGTCTCGGCGTCCGCTGCATCAGCGTCGGCGGCTCACTGGCGCGTGTGGCCTGGGCCGGGTTCATGGGGGCGGCACAGAAGATTGCCGGGCAGGGGACGTTCACGAGTTTTGCGAATGGGGCGAAGGGCGGGGAGTTGAATAAGTTGTTTAGTGCTTAG
- a CDS encoding DEAD/DEAH box helicase: protein MSNFSLRSWQIEALALWEGAGNRGIVEVVTGGGKTIFALSCIRHLKIDTTLVIVPTVALLDQWWEEAASFFGISLDDINLVASSGRIRSGTVNLAVLNSASKLDLRNVTQPYFLIVDECHKAASKKFRAALEGRPIATLGLSATPERPYDEGLEEVLIPKLGNIIFRYTYKDALRDQVIVPFELRNVIFDLEPERQAEYDKLTKAIGRAYSSDAEDERTIALLLKRARVLNLSVNRIRLALRLVLAHKGYRTIIFHEDIEACNVIQEVLSEAKLRSGVYHSKMKLRQRAEVLSAYRQGELDVLITCRALDEGFNVPETEIGIIAASTATRRQRIQRLGRVLRPVKGKSAATVYSLVATEPEIARLRSEERELEGVAVVNWSRA, encoded by the coding sequence GTGAGCAACTTCTCACTTCGCTCTTGGCAGATTGAGGCGCTCGCACTTTGGGAGGGAGCAGGCAACCGTGGAATCGTTGAAGTCGTAACTGGTGGCGGCAAAACAATATTTGCTCTGTCTTGTATCCGACATCTAAAAATAGATACCACGCTCGTTATTGTGCCGACCGTTGCCTTACTCGACCAATGGTGGGAGGAGGCGGCCTCGTTTTTTGGCATCTCATTAGATGACATAAATCTAGTGGCTTCCTCAGGAAGAATTCGCAGCGGCACCGTAAATCTCGCAGTTCTCAATAGCGCGTCGAAGCTAGATCTTCGAAATGTAACTCAGCCATATTTCCTGATTGTCGACGAGTGCCACAAGGCAGCCAGCAAAAAGTTTAGAGCCGCGCTCGAGGGAAGACCGATCGCAACACTTGGATTATCAGCCACACCAGAAAGACCTTACGACGAAGGGCTGGAAGAAGTCCTAATACCAAAACTAGGAAACATAATATTTCGATATACTTACAAGGACGCGTTACGTGACCAAGTAATCGTTCCTTTTGAACTCAGGAACGTGATCTTCGATCTCGAACCTGAGCGCCAAGCAGAGTACGACAAGCTGACGAAGGCTATAGGAAGAGCCTACAGTAGCGACGCAGAAGACGAGCGCACCATCGCTCTACTGCTGAAACGCGCCCGCGTACTCAACCTTAGCGTAAACAGAATTCGTTTAGCGCTTCGGTTAGTGCTAGCGCACAAGGGCTACCGGACAATTATATTTCACGAAGACATAGAAGCATGCAACGTGATCCAAGAGGTACTAAGCGAAGCAAAGTTGCGCTCTGGCGTCTATCATTCCAAGATGAAATTACGGCAAAGAGCCGAGGTACTTTCAGCGTACCGACAGGGCGAACTTGATGTTCTCATCACATGCAGAGCACTAGACGAGGGGTTCAACGTTCCCGAAACTGAAATTGGCATCATTGCTGCGAGCACCGCAACGCGGCGACAACGTATCCAGCGTCTCGGAAGAGTCCTGCGACCAGTCAAGGGCAAGTCGGCAGCAACTGTCTATAGCCTTGTTGCGACAGAACCAGAAATCGCTCGTTTGCGTTCAGAGGAACGCGAGCTAGAAGGCGTCGCCGTCGTCAACTGGAGCCGCGCATGA
- a CDS encoding ATP-binding protein, which translates to MQQPSDFGEVTIGSAAIKNYARMPYTMWFALAEFIDNSTQSRLNYPEIVDEALKKEGTPLVVDIKYSVTNRQWTITDNSIGMSKDDLVAALKIASPTRDSKGRSKYGMGMKTAACWIGNKWKIETAELTGGEEWTAEIDVDKIAAGETMVPLVARVVSKDEHYTRITITDLNRNLQARTDETIKAYLSSIYRFDLQAGKLKIIYRDEEIAAPSEENFDSDMDGKPMKRPFETKVGGKDVKGFVGVLKQGSGGRKFAGFSLYQNGRQIKGFPTAWKPSNIFGGINDEGANNLVSQRLMGIIELDQSFNVSHTKDAVLFSGNEEEELENYLFDLTKDYQEFASKRRGQDRDPIKREKFKEMVADLKSEFVSDEMRDVINTSILPPLEMILANNAKQAESVSDEEKVASWMVTADLRVDIWIQDKSENDPYVVRYAAADKGVIHIIINRLHPYYAARPSVEAIYECIRQYIYDAVAEFRVAQMIQLTPDSVRRMKDALLRAEADRIDNLEAPQQTPQAADKSIRG; encoded by the coding sequence ATGCAGCAGCCTAGTGATTTTGGCGAGGTAACGATTGGGTCCGCCGCCATCAAGAACTATGCGCGAATGCCATATACTATGTGGTTTGCGCTAGCTGAATTCATCGACAACTCAACGCAGTCTCGTTTGAACTATCCTGAGATAGTCGATGAAGCCTTGAAGAAAGAAGGCACGCCACTCGTTGTTGACATTAAGTACAGCGTCACTAACCGACAATGGACGATCACCGACAACTCGATCGGCATGTCAAAAGACGATCTCGTTGCTGCTCTGAAGATCGCGTCTCCCACACGCGACAGTAAAGGACGATCCAAGTACGGCATGGGCATGAAAACTGCTGCATGTTGGATCGGCAACAAATGGAAAATCGAAACGGCAGAACTAACAGGCGGCGAAGAGTGGACCGCTGAAATTGACGTAGACAAGATCGCTGCCGGCGAGACCATGGTGCCGCTTGTCGCGCGCGTCGTCAGCAAAGACGAACATTACACCCGCATCACCATCACCGACCTAAACCGAAATCTGCAGGCGCGCACCGATGAGACCATCAAAGCATATCTAAGCTCGATCTATCGGTTCGACCTTCAAGCAGGCAAACTGAAGATCATCTACCGCGATGAGGAAATAGCAGCCCCGAGCGAAGAGAACTTCGACTCGGATATGGACGGCAAGCCGATGAAACGCCCCTTCGAAACGAAGGTCGGCGGGAAAGACGTCAAAGGCTTCGTAGGAGTACTAAAACAAGGCTCTGGTGGACGGAAATTTGCAGGCTTCTCACTCTACCAAAACGGAAGGCAAATCAAAGGGTTTCCGACAGCTTGGAAACCAAGCAACATCTTCGGTGGAATAAACGACGAAGGAGCCAACAACCTCGTCTCACAGCGACTAATGGGGATCATCGAACTCGATCAGTCCTTCAATGTTTCCCACACAAAAGACGCTGTTCTTTTTTCGGGGAACGAAGAAGAGGAACTCGAAAATTATCTCTTCGATCTAACGAAAGATTATCAAGAGTTCGCGAGCAAGCGGCGAGGCCAGGATCGCGACCCAATAAAGCGCGAAAAATTCAAAGAGATGGTTGCTGACTTGAAGTCAGAGTTTGTCAGCGACGAAATGCGCGACGTGATCAACACATCAATCCTTCCGCCGCTGGAAATGATCCTCGCCAACAACGCCAAACAAGCGGAGAGCGTATCCGACGAAGAGAAGGTCGCGTCATGGATGGTCACTGCAGACTTGCGTGTGGACATCTGGATACAAGATAAGAGCGAAAACGATCCTTACGTCGTGCGCTATGCCGCCGCCGATAAAGGAGTTATCCATATTATCATCAACCGTCTTCACCCTTACTATGCGGCAAGACCATCAGTCGAAGCGATCTATGAGTGCATTCGACAATACATCTACGACGCCGTGGCGGAATTCCGCGTCGCCCAGATGATTCAACTCACTCCGGACAGCGTCAGACGCATGAAAGACGCCCTTTTGCGAGCAGAAGCAGATCGCATCGACAATCTGGAAGCTCCACAGCAAACGCCCCAAGCAGCAGACAAGTCAATCAGAGGATGA
- a CDS encoding DNA-methyltransferase codes for MTKSRVTKAAPKKSKNASLSEVYSTQKGRMLVGRIEDALESPILRALQGKVNLVFTSPPFPLVHKKRYGNETGEQYLRWLESLSPKLCDLLTPDGSIVVEIGNSWEPGVPVMSTLGLEALLAFKRAGNLHLCQHVICHNPARLPSPAQWVNVKRERLKDSFTHVWWMSRTEHPRADNRRVLLPYSSHMKSLLKSQKYNAGTRPSGHVISGKGFLTDHGGAIAPNVISIAENEASLPESLLQFSGTSADSKYRQYCKENGHALHPARMQMGLASFFIEFLTQPGDLVLDPFGGSNTTGYAAEKLNRKWIAIEASTEYALGSKGRFEDDKEKPKSKTVKGRRNAAA; via the coding sequence ATGACAAAGTCCAGAGTAACCAAGGCCGCGCCAAAAAAATCAAAGAACGCGTCCTTGAGCGAAGTGTACAGCACTCAAAAAGGACGAATGCTCGTCGGCCGCATCGAGGACGCTCTTGAAAGTCCAATATTAAGAGCGCTGCAGGGAAAAGTGAATCTAGTCTTCACTTCTCCGCCCTTCCCGCTTGTACACAAGAAGCGCTACGGCAACGAAACTGGCGAGCAGTATCTTCGATGGCTCGAAAGCCTGTCTCCCAAATTGTGCGACTTATTGACGCCTGACGGTTCAATCGTTGTTGAAATTGGGAATTCTTGGGAACCCGGCGTGCCAGTTATGTCGACTTTGGGTTTAGAAGCCTTGCTTGCTTTCAAGCGTGCAGGAAATCTGCACCTGTGTCAGCATGTCATCTGCCACAATCCAGCTAGGCTTCCCAGCCCAGCGCAATGGGTAAATGTTAAGCGCGAAAGGCTCAAAGATTCATTCACCCACGTTTGGTGGATGTCGCGCACGGAACATCCAAGAGCCGACAATCGCCGGGTACTGCTGCCCTACAGTAGCCACATGAAGAGCCTGTTGAAATCACAGAAGTACAACGCAGGAACCAGACCTTCCGGTCATGTTATTTCAGGAAAAGGATTCCTTACCGATCACGGCGGGGCAATTGCGCCTAACGTTATTAGTATTGCGGAGAACGAGGCGTCACTGCCAGAATCTTTACTGCAGTTTTCCGGCACTTCGGCTGATTCAAAATATCGGCAATACTGCAAAGAAAACGGTCATGCGCTACATCCGGCCCGCATGCAGATGGGACTCGCGAGCTTTTTTATTGAGTTCCTAACACAACCCGGCGACTTGGTTCTCGATCCTTTCGGCGGATCAAATACGACAGGCTACGCCGCAGAAAAGCTAAACCGCAAGTGGATCGCGATTGAAGCGAGCACGGAATACGCTCTTGGTTCAAAGGGCCGCTTCGAAGACGACAAAGAAAAACCAAAAAGCAAAACAGTAAAGGGTCGGAGGAATGCAGCAGCCTAG
- a CDS encoding MFS transporter: protein MSAPHARRIVVTLGGLQILAWGSSFYLLGVLAPAIARDTGWSTAAVVGGISLALLTAGIVSPRVGHLIQAHGGRPVLAISSLLFAAGLGLLAAATQLPVYFAAWAIIGLGMASGLYDPAFATLGRQFGHSARQMITTVTLFGGFASTVCWPLTAWLLEHHGWRLTCATYAGLHLVIGGPAYALLLPKRPPAPAATAGAAHAAKAELPLAAQTTALILLGVILTIGAVTMSLLSAHLLILLQMRGIDLAAAVGLGALIGPSQVAARVVEMAFGRRLHPLWTMLAGVVLVASGIALLATGFPFMAVALIAYGAGNGISSIVRGAVPLVLFGPGRYAILMGRLGLPILIGMATAPTAGALLLDIGGPSLAFSVLALLSTANVLIAGYLTWFCLKAEGQADRAAA from the coding sequence ATGAGCGCTCCGCACGCAAGGCGCATCGTCGTCACGCTGGGCGGCCTTCAGATCCTCGCCTGGGGATCGTCCTTCTATCTGCTCGGCGTGCTGGCGCCCGCCATTGCGCGGGACACCGGCTGGTCCACCGCCGCCGTGGTCGGCGGCATCTCGCTCGCGCTGCTCACCGCCGGCATCGTGTCGCCGCGCGTCGGCCATCTCATCCAGGCCCATGGCGGCAGGCCCGTGCTCGCCATCAGCTCGCTGCTGTTCGCGGCCGGGCTCGGCCTGCTCGCCGCGGCCACGCAGCTGCCCGTCTATTTCGCCGCCTGGGCGATCATCGGTCTCGGCATGGCGTCGGGCCTCTACGATCCCGCCTTTGCGACGCTGGGACGGCAGTTCGGCCACAGTGCCCGGCAGATGATCACCACCGTTACGCTGTTCGGCGGCTTTGCCAGCACCGTGTGCTGGCCGCTGACAGCGTGGCTGCTCGAGCACCATGGCTGGCGGCTCACTTGCGCCACCTATGCCGGCCTCCACCTCGTCATCGGCGGCCCCGCCTATGCCCTGCTGCTGCCGAAACGCCCGCCGGCCCCGGCGGCCACCGCCGGCGCCGCCCATGCGGCGAAGGCCGAACTCCCCCTCGCCGCGCAAACAACCGCGCTGATACTGCTCGGCGTCATCCTCACCATCGGCGCGGTCACCATGTCGCTGCTCTCGGCGCATCTGCTGATCCTGCTGCAGATGCGCGGCATCGATCTCGCGGCCGCTGTCGGCCTCGGCGCCCTGATCGGCCCGTCCCAGGTCGCCGCCCGCGTGGTCGAGATGGCGTTCGGTCGCCGCCTGCATCCGCTGTGGACGATGCTGGCCGGCGTGGTGCTGGTCGCCTCCGGCATCGCCCTGCTCGCCACGGGCTTTCCTTTCATGGCCGTGGCGCTCATCGCCTATGGCGCCGGCAACGGCATCAGCTCGATCGTGCGCGGCGCGGTGCCGCTGGTCCTGTTCGGGCCCGGCCGTTACGCCATCCTGATGGGACGGCTCGGCCTTCCCATCCTGATCGGCATGGCGACAGCCCCGACCGCCGGCGCGCTGCTGCTCGACATCGGCGGCCCGAGTCTGGCCTTCTCCGTGCTCGCACTGCTGTCGACCGCCAACGTCCTGATCGCCGGCTATCTCACCTGGTTTTGCCTGAAGGCGGAAGGACAGGCGGACAGGGCTGCGGCGTAG
- the arsC gene encoding arsenate reductase (glutaredoxin) (This arsenate reductase requires both glutathione and glutaredoxin to convert arsenate to arsenite, after which the efflux transporter formed by ArsA and ArsB can extrude the arsenite from the cell, providing resistance.): protein MPVTIYHNPDCGTSRNTLAMIRQSGEDPAVVLYLQTPPSRDTLVALIAAMKITPRALLREKGTPYAALGLDDPKWSDDQLIDIMLAHPVLINRPIVVTDKGVRLCRPSERVLDLLDHPVARFEKEDGEIVTATGATRSTP from the coding sequence ATGCCTGTCACCATCTATCACAATCCGGATTGCGGGACGTCGCGCAACACGCTGGCCATGATCCGGCAGAGCGGCGAAGACCCGGCCGTGGTCCTCTATCTGCAGACGCCGCCCTCACGCGACACGCTGGTCGCACTCATCGCCGCCATGAAGATCACGCCACGCGCACTGCTGCGCGAAAAGGGCACACCCTATGCGGCGCTCGGCCTCGATGATCCCAAATGGAGCGACGATCAGCTGATCGACATCATGCTGGCGCATCCGGTCCTGATCAACCGCCCCATCGTGGTCACGGACAAGGGCGTCCGCCTGTGCCGTCCGTCGGAACGCGTGCTCGACCTGCTCGACCACCCCGTCGCCCGTTTCGAGAAAGAGGATGGCGAGATCGTCACCGCGACCGGCGCCACGCGATCGACGCCATGA
- the arsB gene encoding ACR3 family arsenite efflux transporter: MSRFERYLSVWVALCIIVGIAAGHVMPGPFRAIAAAEIARVNIPIAILIWLMIVPMLLKIDFGALGQVRAHWRGVAVTVFINWAVKPFSMALLGAFFIGHLFAPLLPAGQVSSYIAGLILLAAAPCTAMVFVWSNLCEGEPHFTLSQVALNDLIMVVAFAPLVGLLLGVASITVPWDTLILSVVLYIVVPVVLAQLWRRALVKGDGAALGKTLAILQPLSLAALLATLVLLFAFQGDRILAQPLVIVLLAVPILIQVYVNAGLAYWLSRRFGVAWCVAAPAALIGASNFFELAVAAAISIFGIESGAALATVVGVLVEVPVMLSVVRIVKATRTWYEAGPMRSANTELS, translated from the coding sequence ATGAGCAGGTTCGAGCGCTATCTCTCCGTCTGGGTGGCCCTGTGCATTATTGTCGGCATCGCGGCCGGCCATGTGATGCCCGGCCCCTTTCGCGCGATTGCCGCCGCCGAAATCGCCCGCGTGAACATCCCTATCGCCATCCTGATCTGGCTGATGATCGTCCCGATGCTGCTGAAGATCGATTTCGGCGCGCTCGGGCAGGTGCGCGCGCACTGGCGCGGCGTCGCCGTGACGGTGTTCATCAACTGGGCGGTGAAGCCGTTCTCGATGGCCCTGCTCGGCGCGTTCTTCATCGGGCATCTGTTCGCCCCGCTGCTGCCCGCCGGCCAGGTTTCGAGCTACATCGCCGGCCTGATCCTGCTCGCCGCCGCCCCGTGCACGGCGATGGTGTTCGTCTGGTCCAATCTGTGCGAGGGCGAACCGCATTTCACGCTGTCTCAGGTCGCGCTCAACGACCTGATCATGGTCGTCGCCTTCGCGCCGCTGGTCGGATTGCTGCTGGGCGTCGCGTCCATCACGGTCCCCTGGGACACGCTGATCCTGTCCGTGGTTCTCTACATCGTGGTGCCCGTCGTCCTCGCGCAGCTCTGGCGTCGCGCGCTGGTTAAGGGCGACGGAGCGGCCCTCGGCAAAACCCTCGCCATCCTGCAGCCGCTCTCCCTCGCCGCATTGCTGGCGACGCTGGTCCTGCTGTTTGCCTTTCAGGGCGACCGGATTCTGGCGCAGCCGCTGGTCATCGTGCTGCTCGCCGTGCCGATCCTGATCCAGGTCTATGTCAATGCCGGACTGGCCTACTGGCTCAGCCGCCGCTTCGGCGTCGCGTGGTGCGTCGCCGCCCCCGCGGCGCTGATCGGCGCCAGCAATTTCTTCGAACTGGCCGTGGCCGCCGCCATCTCGATTTTCGGCATCGAGTCCGGCGCCGCGCTGGCGACGGTGGTCGGCGTGCTGGTCGAGGTGCCCGTCATGCTCTCGGTGGTCCGGATCGTGAAGGCCACGCGTACCTGGTACGAAGCCGGCCCGATGCGATCTGCGAACACGGAGCTCTCCTGA
- a CDS encoding ArsR/SmtB family transcription factor: MDERQATLAFRALSQDTRLNIVRMLVIAGPVGMAAGAIADKAGVAPSNVSFHLKDLEHSGMVSSRREARSIIYSANYETLSSLIQFLMKDCCAGHPEICTPALAASCCPPAKATKRKKALQTS, encoded by the coding sequence ATGGACGAACGTCAAGCCACCCTCGCCTTCCGCGCGCTGTCGCAGGACACGCGCCTGAACATCGTGCGCATGCTGGTGATCGCCGGGCCGGTGGGCATGGCGGCCGGCGCCATCGCTGACAAGGCCGGCGTCGCGCCGTCGAACGTGTCGTTTCACCTGAAGGACCTCGAACATTCCGGCATGGTCAGCTCGCGCCGGGAGGCGCGGTCGATCATCTATTCGGCCAATTACGAGACGCTCTCCAGCCTGATCCAGTTTCTCATGAAGGACTGCTGCGCGGGCCATCCCGAGATCTGCACCCCTGCTCTCGCCGCGTCGTGCTGCCCGCCCGCGAAGGCGACGAAGCGCAAGAAGGCGCTGCAGACGTCATGA
- a CDS encoding DUF6428 family protein, protein MTAAANPVSVQDSTKELSMASLFGGLAGHEDKALVFHYDGRDVRPSYHVTEVKTGAFNALDCGANPESWQETFIQLWDIVEDHRGHMPVGKFLAIMGKVAQSVPFPAEARLTFEVSDGVTPMQLYKADAISIDGGIVRVPLSARPSSCKPRDRWLEQRSSCCGPKASEPCCG, encoded by the coding sequence ATGACGGCCGCTGCCAACCCCGTTTCTGTGCAGGATTCAACCAAAGAACTGTCGATGGCTTCGCTGTTCGGCGGCCTGGCGGGTCACGAGGACAAGGCGCTGGTGTTTCACTATGACGGCCGGGATGTGCGGCCCAGCTACCATGTGACCGAAGTGAAGACGGGTGCGTTCAACGCGCTCGACTGTGGCGCCAATCCCGAAAGCTGGCAGGAAACATTCATCCAGCTCTGGGACATTGTCGAAGACCATCGCGGGCATATGCCGGTCGGCAAGTTTCTCGCCATCATGGGCAAGGTGGCGCAGAGCGTGCCGTTTCCCGCCGAGGCGCGGCTGACCTTCGAAGTCAGCGATGGCGTGACGCCGATGCAGCTCTACAAGGCCGATGCGATCAGCATTGATGGCGGGATCGTCCGCGTGCCGCTCTCGGCGCGCCCGAGCAGCTGCAAGCCGCGCGATCGCTGGCTGGAGCAGCGGTCGTCCTGCTGCGGGCCGAAGGCCAGCGAGCCCTGCTGCGGATAG
- a CDS encoding helix-turn-helix domain-containing protein, protein MDGWPLTQAEAAKRLGVTRPRMNDLQRGRIDKFSLDALTILAIEAGLVVEWRIRKPAT, encoded by the coding sequence GTGGATGGTTGGCCATTGACACAGGCTGAAGCCGCTAAACGCCTCGGCGTGACGCGGCCGCGAATGAACGATCTGCAGCGTGGACGGATCGACAAGTTCAGTCTCGACGCGCTGACGATTCTCGCGATTGAAGCCGGCCTTGTCGTGGAGTGGCGAATCCGCAAGCCGGCGACGTGA